The following DNA comes from Mucisphaera calidilacus.
TTCAGTATGTGAGCGTGGCCGCCACGTTCCCCTTTGCTCAGTGGATCAGCCGGCTCGAATCGGGCCCGGAACGCGACCGCGTGCCCACCCGTTGGTGGGGCGGGCGGCGGCACATCGCCGGCGTGCTGCTCCAGCGGCAGGAACTCGACCCGGAGACCGGGGCGTGGTCCGAAGTGGTCACCCTCCCGCCACTGCCCGGCCAGATCGGCTATGCCGAGAACGGCCAGCAGAACTGGCAGCCCGGCGAGGTGCAGCAGGCCCTGACGCTCGTGACCGGGCAGCCGGACATGGTCCAGAAGTCGCCTTTCGTCCCGACGCAGGGCGGCCTTCCCTGGACGCCTCCGGGTGAGGGCCTCGGCAGCCTCGCTCAGGACACCCACCGCGAACTGCGGAGCCTCTTTAACAAGCTCGAGAAGGTGCGTGAGATGATCACGCGCACTATGGAACGCGAACGCAACTCGGCCAACCGGCAGTCTGCTTCGCGATCGCGATCCGAACGCACCACCACCCGACGCTCCGTCGGCGACGGCGGCATGGGCGGTATGGGGATGAGCCCCGGCATGGGTGGCAACACACGGCGTGCCGCACCCACCTCACGCAGCTCCACCCGAGACATGTCGCCTCTTGAACGTCTCCAGCAGCAGGAAGCCGAACTCGTCGACGAGATCATGGCGATCCTGATGCCCGCTGACCCCGAGGACCAGAACGACAACATGCCCAGCAACAACATGGGCATGGGGATGGGGCCGGGCATGGGCCCTGCCGGCATGGGGATGGGCATGGGCGGGATGCCCAACACGAGACGTGCCAATCCGGGCCAGGCCGCCTCCAGTGCCGGGATCACCAAGTCGGAGGTCCGCGTCTGGGCACACGACATCACCGTCGAGCCGGGACGCACCTATCGCTACCGCGTCATCGTGAATGTTCTCAATCCCCTCTTCCGACGCTCGAACATCGAGAAGAGCCAGCGCGACGAGAACTACCGCAAGATCGCGCTCGGCCCCAGCCAGCAGGAGATCGAAGCCGCGCCGTGGTCCCCGCCGGTGACCACGGATCCCACGAATTTCTTCTGGCTCGTCGAGGGTCGGCTCCAGCAGCAGGCGGCAGAGATCGAGATCTGGACGCGTTTCAGCGGTCAGTGGGAACGGCTCACCACCGACTTCTACGCGGGCGACGCCATCGGCGGGACGTCCACCATCGAGGGCCCTATGGGCATTCAGGCCCTCCGCATGTTCACCGGGCACACGATGGTCGACTATGCCTCCATCGGCGGGGGAGCTGCCTCCGCGGCCATGCTGTACGTGGACGACGAGACGGGCGAGCTTGACTACCGCACGGTCGAGGGTGATCAGGAAAACATCAACCACATACGCCTGCTCAACGAACTCGATGCCGTCGCGTTCCTGCAGGAGATGGGGGCCGGGGGTATGCGTCGCCAGCGTCCCGGCATGATGAACGACCCGATGATGGGCCCCGGTATGGGACCGGGCATGGGCCCGGGCATGGGGATGCCGCCCGGGCAGAAGTTCTGATCTGACCCGATCCGGTCTTCAGCCACGCACACCCACCACCGCCACGCTGCACCAGCCGTTGCCGATGCGGTTCGTGATGGGCAGACCACGTGTGCTCGGCACGGAAGCGGGCAGCCCCTTCGCCATGCAGCGTTCGTGCCACACGCCCAGGTCGTGCTCGGCGATCTCGCGTCGTTCCGTGCAGAGGATCAGGCAGAGCCCGGCGTGCCTGATTCGTGAATCGTTCCAGAGCTTGATCAGATCCTTACGCACCGGGTTGAGTAACTCCGAGCTGTACCCGCGGAAGGGCCCCGTCGTCTCGTGCTGGGCGACATACTTCACCTCCAGCCAGTACGCCTCGTCGGCCTCCGCTCCGGGCTGTTGGTCAAAGAGCGTGTTGACGACCTGCTCGTCCTTGAGGGGCAAGCCGTCACGCGTGAGGACGAGGTCGCACCGCTCGCCACGGCTGCGTTTGCGCTCGTCCCACCGGCCGGGGTAACGCTGCTCCCGGTGCACGCCAAAGCCCGCGTGTTCCAGGATGGTTGCGAGGATCGGGTGCAGGCCCAGTTCGTCCTTTGCGTCGAAGCCGTAGACGGCCTGTTCGAGGTCGTCGGCCGCCGCCTGACGCTTCAATCCCTCGAAGAGCACGTCCGCGAGTTCGGCCGTCGACCAGCTGATCATCGTGGTCAGCTCCTACCAGCTCGACAGCTCGCCGGTGATCGGCTCGACCAGGTCCTTGATCGTGACCAGTCCAGCCGGCTGGCCGTCGTCGTCGACCACCATCGCCATCGGCATCCGGTGCGCCTGCATGGTGCTCAACGCGCGGCGGATCGGCATCGTTCCCTCGAGGATCTCAACCGGCCCCATCAGCTCCGAGACGCTCGGGCAGGAGGCTCGCTCACAGATCAGCGCATCGCGCAGGTTCAGCACGCCGGCCACGTCACCCGCCTCATCGACGACCGGGAAGCGTGAGCGTCCCGTGCGGTCCGCGATCGCCCAGAGGTCGTCTGTTGTCGCTTTCAGGCTGACCGTCATGACCTCCTGCCAGGGCGTCATCTCGTCCACCACACGCTTGTCACTCAGGCCGAGCACGCGGCCCACGATCGCCGTCTGTTCGTCACTCAGCAGGCCGTGCCCCAACCCTTCCTTGACCAGCGCCTCGACACGCCATCTGGGGTGTACCGGCCCGCTCGCGCCTCGGCTGACCAGCCGGCCGACGCCCTCGGTGATGGCGACCAGGCCGGCCGCGGTAAACACCCAGCGTGATACGCGCAGCACCCCGGCCAGCCGGTACATCAGCCGATCCGCGTAAGCGGCGAAGAGGTCTTTGGGCAGCGTCTCGCCGAACACGAAGAGCACGGGCGTCACGATCATGGTGTTGACGATCACGTTTGCCCAGCCCGTCACGCCCCGGGACTCGAGCAGGATGCCCAGCATGGCGACGCCCAGGTTGTTCATGATGTTGTTGCCGATGAGCAGCGTGCTCAGCAGCGTTGTCACGCGCTCGGTTTCGGCACGCAGGAGCCGTGCCGCGGCGAGGCCCTGATGCGCGAGAACCTGCAGGCGCACGCGGTTGAGGCTGTAGACACCCGTTTCCAGGCCGGAGTAGAGCGCCGAGCCGACAAACCCCACCATCATCCCCGCCACGCACAAGGCACTCTCGGTGGGTGTCATCGCGTTCCCCCCTCGCCACGACGCACCATCGACACCACGACGGTGACGACCCGGTTCCTGGCCATACGCTCGACGCGCAGCCGCACATTCCCGACCACCAGCTCGTCGCCTTCCTCAGGCAGCCGCCCGAGCTGATCCATGACCAGGCCGCCGAGGGTTGTGGAATCCAGGGCTTCGAGGGCTTCTGCCCCGAGGTTCAACTCGCGGCCAAAGAGGTCGGGCCAGTCATGCACCGCGAGGTCGCCGTCCACGCGCCACCGGCCCAGCCCGATCATCCTTACCTCGGGTCGGCCGCTCGCTTCGAACTCGCCCGCGATATCGCCCACCATGTGCTCGACGATGTCTTCGAGCGTGATCAGTCCCGCGGTACCGCCGTACTCGTCGACCACGATGGCGAAGGTGGTCCCCGAGCGGCGGAGCTCGACCAGCGCCTTGTCCGCGGTGGTCACCGCGGGCACGTAGTGCACCTGCCGGATCAGCCGATTCACCGCCTCATGCGTTGTTGGCTGAGCGACCAGCACCTGGCGCGAGTAGAGCAGCCCGACGATCGTGTCCAGGCTGTCATCCTTCACGGGGATGTGTCGCAGGCCGGTATCCCTGATGAGCGTCATCAACGCCTGCGGGTCTTCACGGACGTCGAACGCCTTGATGTCCACCCGCGGGATCATCAGGTCTTCGACCCGGAGTTGTCCGAGTTCGAGCACCTGCAGCAGCAGTCGCTCTTCCTCGGTGTCGAGAATCCCGTGGTCCTCGCTAAGGCGCAGCAACGATTCCAGCTCGTCCGTGCTCAGGCCCGCCACGCGTGTCCGCGGCGCGATCAGGCGTGCCAGGGGTGTGATCACGCCATGCTGCGCCACCATCCGCACGGGTGTGAGGGCCCGGTGGACCATGAGCAGCGGGATGGAGGCGTAGCCCGACCACGTCACGCGTGACCTCGACGCCACCAGCTTCGGCAGCACCTCGCCGAGCAGGATGATGATGAGCAGGGGCAACAGCGAGAGCACCGACAGGACCCAGGCATCCGCCCACGGCCGCTCGCTGATGCGTATGGTCGCGGCAGAGCTCACGGCGAAAAACAGCACGTTCACCGTCATGTTGCCCAGGAGCAGCGTGATCAACAGGCCACGCGTCTCCGAGAGCAAGACCCCGATCGCCGCTGCCGAGGCACCTTTGCGGCGTTCGAGGACCAGCCTCTGATGGCGGCTGAGGCTGAAGAGTGCCGTCTCGCTGCCCGAGAAGAAACCACTGGCGACAATCAGCACCGGGAGGAACGCGAGCATAAGCCACAGCGTCGGGTCCATGGCGTCAGATCTTGGCTCCGGAGAAGCCTTCCCAGCGATGCGCACGCATCGCCGCGAGGACGCGTTCTGCCGCGTCCACGGCCGTGTAGCCGGCCTCGGCATCCACGGTCGGCTGTTGGCCCGTCCGGGCCGCGTCGAGGAAGCTGGTGAGCTCCGCGGTCAGCGGGTCTTCTTCGCCCGGGGGCAGGTCCATGGTGAGTTCGTCGAGGTTCACGAGCGAGGAGTAGTCCAGTTCGGTCAGATCCACGCCGTCCTGCAGCAGTCGGCGGATTTCGTCCAGCGCTTCGGCGTTTTCTGCCAGACGGATCACCACGCCCGTTCGCGCCTGATAGTCGAGACTTACGTAGGCGGTCTCGCTGAAGATGCGCATTTTGCGCTCGGTCTTGAGCGCGAGGCGTGACGCCTTCACGTTCGCCACGCAACCCGACTCAAAGACGAAGCGAGCGCTCGCCACGTCTTCGTACTGGCTGATCACCGAGATGCCCGCTGCCTCGACCCGCTGGACCTCCGAGTTCACCAGCATGTGCATGATGTCCAGGTCGTGGATCATCATGTCCATGACGACCCCCACGTCCAGCGAGCGGAAGGTCATCGGACTGACGCGGTCCACCTCGATGAACCGGGGCGTGATCCCCATCGCCGCCACGGCGCGCACGGCGGGGTTGAACCGCTCGGTGTGCCCCACCTGGAGCACCGCCTTGTGCTGCTTAGCCACTTCAGCCAGCTCGCGTGCCTCTGCCCGGCTCGGTGCCAGTGGTTTTTCGACCAGACAGGCGATCTGGCGCTCCAGCAGGGGGCGCGCCGCCGACATATGGAACTGCGTCGGGACCGCTACTGTCGCCGCCTTGAGGGCCGGGTGTTTTTCCAGCAGCTCCTCGGTGGTGGTGTAAGCGGCACACCCGTACTGGTCGGCGACAACGTAGGCGCGATCCTCGTCCGGATCGACGACCGCCACGAGCCGGGCGCCGTCGAGATTCTTATACGTCCTGGCGTGGTGGTTGCCCATACGGCCGACACCAAGCACCGCACAATCAAGAATAGGCTGATCCGTCATCCCAATATCCTAGCCGATTGCGGCAGGCCTATCGCGTGATTCAGGGTGATCCGCCGCGCCGTCCCGCATACGATGTGCCCATGCGCGAACCGCCCACATCCCGAAAACCGGTCATCGGTATCACGATGGGTGAACCCGCGGGCATCGGGCCGGAAGTCGTCATCAAGGCGCTGGCCGACCCCGAGGTCCGACGGCTGGCCCGCTTCGTGATTTACGGGATGAACGAGCTGCTCACCTACGCCGCCGACCTCGCCGAGATCGACCCGTTCTGGCACCGCGTCCAGAACGACTCGAGTCGCACCGAGTACGACCTCACGCACAGCGTCGTCTGCATCGACTACGACCAGTACTCCGTGCTCGGCCCGGGGATGCACGGCCCGACCAAGATCGGCGGGCAGGCGAGCCTCCGTTTCCTCGACGACGCCATCAACGCGGCCTCACGGCCCATCGAGCAGGGGGGTATCGACGCCATCGTGACCGCCCCCATCTGCAAGGAGTCGTGGGCACTCGCCGGCTTCCAGCGTTTTCCGGGGCACACCGAGCTTCTGGCCAACCGCACGCGTGCACGCCGTGTGGTCATGATGTTCGACGCGCCGCGTATTCGCGTTGCCCTCGCCACGGTGCACGTTCCCCTCATGGACGTGCGCAACGTCCTGACGATCGGCTCCGTCTTCGATCCCATCGACCTGGGTGCCGAGGCCTGCCGGCGACTGGGCATCGACGAGCCGCGTGTCGCTGTTGCCGGGCTCAACCCCCACGCATCGGAGAACGGGTTGTTCGGCGACGAGGAACGACGACTGATCACGCCCGCCATCGAGATGGCCAGGCAGCATGGCATCCGTGCCGAGGGGCCCTTTCCCGCCGACACCCTCTTCACGCCCTCAAACCTCGACCGCTACGACCTCTTCGTCGCCATGTATCACGACCAGGGGCTGATCCCCGTCAAGATGATCGCTTTTGATTCAGCCGTGAACGTCACCCTGGGGCTCCCCATCATCCGGACCTCGGTGGACCACGGCACCGCTTTTAACATCGTGGGGCAGAACACCGCGGACCCCGGGTCGATGAAAGCCGCGATCAGGCTCGCCTACGAGCTGGCGCTGAGTCACGCCAATCTCGCCCGCGAGGCCGGCTGATCCCTCATTCGTCGAAGCAGGCCTCCACGACCAACGCTTCGAATACCTGCGCGTACAGCGTGTGGGTGTCCTCCGACGGATGGATCACGTCCCGGTAATGCACCCGATCCTCCTTCGCGCCTTCGCGCAGCAAGGGCAGCATATCGACCGTCTGCACGCCCAGGCGTTCCGCCTCTGCGAGCATCGCACGTCCGTTCGCGTGCAGTTGTCCGCTTGTCACCTCGTTCGCATCGGGGTGCACCACGAGAATCGCCTCGGCTCTCGTTGTCCGAGCCGAGTCAAACAATCCCCGAAGTGCCGACAACGATTTCTCCGCCGCCGGCATGTTGATGCGCGGTTGAAAGTCGGAGTCTGATTCCGGCGCGGGCTTCCGCGTGAGGTAGCGCCACAGCGGCGGGCCGTAACGCACCAGGGCCTCGGTCGTTGCCGAGAACGGCTTGGCCGTCGGGTGCTCGCGTTCGTTGAGGGGCCCATAACCGGGCATGTCTGTCAGGTCGTGACTGGACACCACCACGATGACGACGTCCAGAGCTTCCAGCTCCAGCTGATCGAACGCCGCTGCCATGTTCACCGGTCCCCAGGAACCCGCCGACACGTTCCCAACCTCGATCGAACGATCGGTCATCGCTTGCAGACGTGCCCGCAGCACCTCCGCGGCGAGGTCCGACTGGTCCATCAGTGTCCCGCCGTTCATCACGCTGTCGCCCACGATCACCACGCGCACCCCGTCGTCTGTGTCGCGGGTTCTCGAAAAGGGCCCGGAACGCATCCCCAGTTCGTTGACGACGATCCGGTTGCCCCAGCGGCGGCAATCCTGATTCGCAGCGAGCTTGTACTCCACCTCGGGGTCGGCGACCCACAGCGGCGGATCGCCCAGCCCCACGCCCCAACGCAGATAGGCTTCCAGCCCGAGCAGCCCGAGCACCACCACGACGCCCAGAGCGATCAGCACCCGGCGAGGCCAGCGTCGTCGTTCGCTCGGCTCACTCAACGTCACGGCCCTCGATCCACGGGCGAAGCTCCTGCAAGGCCAGTATCGCGTAGGCCGTCGCCAGATTGGGATCGCCCTCCATCCAGCGCGGGCTGTCGTTCACCCAAAGGCCATCCTCACCCTGCAACTCAAGCAGGCGCTCGGCCAGCGCCTCTGCCCATGCCACCCCGCCCTCGTCCGTTACCAGTATCGGATCGCCCCACGCACTCAACGCCCGCGCCATGACGAGGTAGTAGTAGAACAGGCCCTCGCGTGCCTGCGCCTCGGGCATCCCCGGGTTGTGGTCGAGTACGTAGTTCTCGCGCAGCCAGCCGTACGCGGCACGCACTCTGGGGTCGTCCCTGTCCAACTCGGCGTAGAGGTAGCTCATGAAGCCAGCGTAGGTCATGGTGCCATACGACCGCAGGCCCGACACCGGACGTCCTGCCAACGCTTCGTCGATCATCGCCGGGCTTGCTTTGGATTCCGGCACGCCGATCCGGTCGAGGTTGACCGACGTCGCGTAGATGAACCCGCCGTCACGCGGCAGCACCGCCTGGTCAAACAGATCGTTTTCACGCACCCCCTGCAGACGGGTCAGGAAGACCAGCGCACGCTGATAGACCACGTCTTCCGCGTCCAGGCCGGAGCGGCGCAGGCCCGAGATCATCATCGCGGTGTTCGACAGGTCCGGCCGGCCGTGCCCGCCGTAGCCCGCGCCGCCGAAGTATGGGTGCGTCGGCGTCACCTTGTCGCCCTGGGGGTCTGCCTGATCGACCCACTGCAGGCCGCGCAGATAGTCGTGCGCACGATCGATGACGTCCGCGACCTCGACCCGATCTGACACATAAGCCAGCGCGGCGATCGAGATCGAGGTGTTGTAGTTTTGCAGAAACCCGCCGTGGATCCCGCCGTCTTCTCGGGCGAAGGACAAGACGTATCCCAGTGCTCGCTCGGCAGGGGGGTATTCAATCCCGTACCCCGGCTCCGCCAGCATCCCCTCCAGTACCATCGCGGTGACCGCGGGCCCGGGTTCGGGCGTCCATGCGCCCGTCTCGCGCTGTCGCTCGGACAGGGCCTCAATCGCGTGGCCGACCGCCGCGTCAACGCGTTTCGATACAGCTTCGCCGCTCGCTACCCCCGTGATCATCAGCCAAACCACCAGCATCAGGACACGCATCGACCGCTCCTTGCCCCCGCACCACACGTCAGATCAGCCCTTCCCACGTCGCGGGACAGAGCAGCACGGGGATCGTCGCGTTCCGGATGATGTTCGATGGCACGTCGCCTGAGATCATCCGCTTGAGCACCCCGCGGCCTGTCAGCCCGAGCACGATCATCGAGCACTGGTACTTGCTCGCGGTGTTGAGGATCGCCTTGGCCACGTGATCCGAGTAGAGCATGATTCCCTCCGACTCGATCCCGTGCTCGCTGAGGCCGTCGGTCAGCGTTGCCAGCGTCTGCTCGCCACGCTCGCTCGCCTGTTCCTCGGTCTCCTCGTCATCCATCAACATCGCCACGTGCGCAACGACAACACTCGCGTTCAGGCGTTTGGCCAGGTCTGCCATCGGCCGAACCAGCTTCTCGCTGGCCCAGGGTGACGAAACCGCAATCAGAATCCGCGAATCGGGCACGGGCAACTCCAAAGCTCACGATCCAACACAACATCCTACGCCCCACCGCCCCGACTCACCAACCGCCGCCCTCGGGGTCTGAGATCTCGAGCGGCTGATCGGGAATGGCCCCGGCCGCCAGCGAACGGATCAGGTTTCCAAGGTCACGCGGCGCAAACCGCGTTGTTGCGTCCCGGCCGATCTCCGAAACCGGCCACCATCGAAATTCGCCGAGCGTCATAAGCTCGTCCTCGGTCGGGTCGTGTCGTGT
Coding sequences within:
- a CDS encoding CNNM domain-containing protein codes for the protein MTPTESALCVAGMMVGFVGSALYSGLETGVYSLNRVRLQVLAHQGLAAARLLRAETERVTTLLSTLLIGNNIMNNLGVAMLGILLESRGVTGWANVIVNTMIVTPVLFVFGETLPKDLFAAYADRLMYRLAGVLRVSRWVFTAAGLVAITEGVGRLVSRGASGPVHPRWRVEALVKEGLGHGLLSDEQTAIVGRVLGLSDKRVVDEMTPWQEVMTVSLKATTDDLWAIADRTGRSRFPVVDEAGDVAGVLNLRDALICERASCPSVSELMGPVEILEGTMPIRRALSTMQAHRMPMAMVVDDDGQPAGLVTIKDLVEPITGELSSW
- a CDS encoding hemolysin family protein translates to MDPTLWLMLAFLPVLIVASGFFSGSETALFSLSRHQRLVLERRKGASAAAIGVLLSETRGLLITLLLGNMTVNVLFFAVSSAATIRISERPWADAWVLSVLSLLPLLIIILLGEVLPKLVASRSRVTWSGYASIPLLMVHRALTPVRMVAQHGVITPLARLIAPRTRVAGLSTDELESLLRLSEDHGILDTEEERLLLQVLELGQLRVEDLMIPRVDIKAFDVREDPQALMTLIRDTGLRHIPVKDDSLDTIVGLLYSRQVLVAQPTTHEAVNRLIRQVHYVPAVTTADKALVELRRSGTTFAIVVDEYGGTAGLITLEDIVEHMVGDIAGEFEASGRPEVRMIGLGRWRVDGDLAVHDWPDLFGRELNLGAEALEALDSTTLGGLVMDQLGRLPEEGDELVVGNVRLRVERMARNRVVTVVVSMVRRGEGGTR
- a CDS encoding Gfo/Idh/MocA family oxidoreductase; translated protein: MTDQPILDCAVLGVGRMGNHHARTYKNLDGARLVAVVDPDEDRAYVVADQYGCAAYTTTEELLEKHPALKAATVAVPTQFHMSAARPLLERQIACLVEKPLAPSRAEARELAEVAKQHKAVLQVGHTERFNPAVRAVAAMGITPRFIEVDRVSPMTFRSLDVGVVMDMMIHDLDIMHMLVNSEVQRVEAAGISVISQYEDVASARFVFESGCVANVKASRLALKTERKMRIFSETAYVSLDYQARTGVVIRLAENAEALDEIRRLLQDGVDLTELDYSSLVNLDELTMDLPPGEEDPLTAELTSFLDAARTGQQPTVDAEAGYTAVDAAERVLAAMRAHRWEGFSGAKI
- the pdxA gene encoding 4-hydroxythreonine-4-phosphate dehydrogenase PdxA; translated protein: MREPPTSRKPVIGITMGEPAGIGPEVVIKALADPEVRRLARFVIYGMNELLTYAADLAEIDPFWHRVQNDSSRTEYDLTHSVVCIDYDQYSVLGPGMHGPTKIGGQASLRFLDDAINAASRPIEQGGIDAIVTAPICKESWALAGFQRFPGHTELLANRTRARRVVMMFDAPRIRVALATVHVPLMDVRNVLTIGSVFDPIDLGAEACRRLGIDEPRVAVAGLNPHASENGLFGDEERRLITPAIEMARQHGIRAEGPFPADTLFTPSNLDRYDLFVAMYHDQGLIPVKMIAFDSAVNVTLGLPIIRTSVDHGTAFNIVGQNTADPGSMKAAIRLAYELALSHANLAREAG
- a CDS encoding SGNH/GDSL hydrolase family protein, with the translated sequence MTLSEPSERRRWPRRVLIALGVVVVLGLLGLEAYLRWGVGLGDPPLWVADPEVEYKLAANQDCRRWGNRIVVNELGMRSGPFSRTRDTDDGVRVVIVGDSVMNGGTLMDQSDLAAEVLRARLQAMTDRSIEVGNVSAGSWGPVNMAAAFDQLELEALDVVIVVVSSHDLTDMPGYGPLNEREHPTAKPFSATTEALVRYGPPLWRYLTRKPAPESDSDFQPRINMPAAEKSLSALRGLFDSARTTRAEAILVVHPDANEVTSGQLHANGRAMLAEAERLGVQTVDMLPLLREGAKEDRVHYRDVIHPSEDTHTLYAQVFEALVVEACFDE
- a CDS encoding prenyltransferase/squalene oxidase repeat-containing protein, producing the protein MRVLMLVVWLMITGVASGEAVSKRVDAAVGHAIEALSERQRETGAWTPEPGPAVTAMVLEGMLAEPGYGIEYPPAERALGYVLSFAREDGGIHGGFLQNYNTSISIAALAYVSDRVEVADVIDRAHDYLRGLQWVDQADPQGDKVTPTHPYFGGAGYGGHGRPDLSNTAMMISGLRRSGLDAEDVVYQRALVFLTRLQGVRENDLFDQAVLPRDGGFIYATSVNLDRIGVPESKASPAMIDEALAGRPVSGLRSYGTMTYAGFMSYLYAELDRDDPRVRAAYGWLRENYVLDHNPGMPEAQAREGLFYYYLVMARALSAWGDPILVTDEGGVAWAEALAERLLELQGEDGLWVNDSPRWMEGDPNLATAYAILALQELRPWIEGRDVE
- a CDS encoding universal stress protein, with translation MPDSRILIAVSSPWASEKLVRPMADLAKRLNASVVVAHVAMLMDDEETEEQASERGEQTLATLTDGLSEHGIESEGIMLYSDHVAKAILNTASKYQCSMIVLGLTGRGVLKRMISGDVPSNIIRNATIPVLLCPATWEGLI